One window from the genome of Candidatus Lernaella stagnicola encodes:
- a CDS encoding alpha-glucosidase: protein MSEKPATQTTPWWKTGVVYQIYVRSFADSNGDGIGDLPGITAHLDYLNNGGDDSLGVDAVWLTPFYESPNRDFGYDVTDYRKVHPEHGNMADFDRLLDQAHQRGIRVINDFVPNHTSDEHPWFVESSSSRDNPKRDWFLWSDDKAGGPPNNWQAAPGGPAWRYDERSGQYFYHAFFDFQPDLNWRNPDVKKAVLADIRFWLEKGVDGFRLDLINYLLENENLTDNPRSFAGWYMAKFQDTTHTRDLPETHAVLQEFRRLTDEFQDRMMIGEVVSFPWQDSPAATYTKSDELHLAFNMEFPAVARFRADSYRRVVDRFEEKCPADGWPAYVLSNHDLPRHIGRLAGWGIYGYRACAVARAKLCAAMLMTLRGTPFLYYGEELGMTNRWWPRSQVQDPLGHLAWPLYQGRDASRTPMLWEPGPGGGFTTGQPWLAIDPEVDRLCVASAQRDPQSLFNFYRRLLWLRKATPALQLGAYEPIGDPRRDLFLYRREHEGRSVVVALNFTGASVRLPGGVSGEVLLSSTQRDGSVVSGASLEPYEALILEE, encoded by the coding sequence ATGAGCGAGAAACCCGCAACGCAGACGACGCCCTGGTGGAAGACCGGCGTGGTGTACCAAATTTACGTGCGCAGTTTTGCCGACTCCAACGGCGACGGCATCGGCGACTTGCCCGGCATTACGGCGCACCTGGATTATCTCAACAACGGCGGCGATGACTCGCTGGGCGTCGATGCGGTTTGGCTGACCCCCTTCTACGAAAGCCCCAACCGCGATTTCGGCTACGACGTCACCGATTACCGCAAGGTGCATCCGGAGCACGGCAACATGGCCGACTTCGACCGCCTGCTCGACCAGGCGCACCAGCGCGGCATCCGCGTGATCAACGATTTCGTGCCCAATCACACCTCGGACGAGCACCCGTGGTTTGTCGAGTCCAGCTCGTCCCGCGATAATCCCAAACGCGATTGGTTCCTGTGGAGCGACGACAAAGCGGGCGGCCCGCCCAACAACTGGCAGGCGGCTCCGGGCGGCCCGGCCTGGCGCTACGACGAGCGAAGCGGTCAGTATTTCTACCACGCGTTTTTCGACTTCCAACCGGATTTGAACTGGCGCAATCCGGACGTCAAAAAGGCGGTGCTGGCCGATATTCGCTTTTGGCTCGAAAAGGGCGTCGACGGCTTTCGCCTCGACCTGATCAACTACCTGCTGGAAAACGAGAATCTGACTGACAACCCGCGCAGCTTCGCCGGCTGGTACATGGCCAAATTTCAAGACACGACGCACACCCGCGACTTGCCCGAAACCCACGCCGTATTGCAGGAGTTCCGGCGGCTGACCGACGAATTCCAAGACCGCATGATGATTGGTGAGGTCGTCTCGTTTCCGTGGCAGGATTCGCCCGCGGCGACCTACACGAAGAGCGATGAATTGCACCTCGCGTTCAATATGGAGTTCCCGGCGGTGGCGCGTTTTCGGGCCGATTCCTATCGCCGGGTGGTCGACCGCTTCGAGGAAAAGTGCCCCGCCGACGGATGGCCCGCCTACGTGCTGTCCAATCACGATTTGCCGCGGCACATCGGACGCTTGGCCGGGTGGGGCATCTACGGGTATCGCGCTTGTGCCGTGGCGCGCGCCAAGCTGTGCGCCGCCATGCTCATGACCCTGCGCGGCACGCCCTTCCTGTACTACGGTGAGGAACTGGGCATGACCAACCGCTGGTGGCCGCGATCGCAAGTGCAGGACCCGCTGGGGCATTTGGCCTGGCCGCTTTACCAGGGCCGTGACGCGTCCCGCACGCCGATGTTGTGGGAACCGGGGCCGGGCGGCGGTTTCACCACGGGCCAGCCCTGGCTCGCCATCGACCCGGAAGTCGACCGCCTTTGTGTGGCGAGCGCTCAACGCGACCCGCAGTCGTTGTTCAACTTCTACCGCCGCCTGCTGTGGCTTCGCAAAGCCACGCCCGCCCTGCAACTGGGCGCGTACGAACCGATCGGCGACCCGCGCCGCGATCTCTTTTTGTACCGTCGCGAGCATGAAGGCCGGTCGGTCGTCGTGGCGCTCAACTTCACCGGCGCGTCGGTCCGCCTGCCCGGCGGCGTAAGTGGCGAAGTGTTGCTGAGTTCGACCCAGCGCGACGGATCGGTCGTTTCCGGCGCGAGTCTCGAACCGTACGAGGCGCTGATCCTGGAAGAGTAG
- a CDS encoding TolC family protein, with protein MTRKTVLMLLVAIFVAAHTAIAEPTTLSLTEAINLAMRNNHKIQIAQTQVYQADAEARSTAARFFPILKADGHALWWNDAYEIDVMDFVEVDPAIQVLVDYIIGDLPPIELRSDMTTEFNLTAIQPITPLFKVYQGYQAGRAAKTARQAMARRTRREITLKTIQAYYQLLSVLEMRDVAQAAVDTISAHVDQAQEFAKQEFIGRHELLTAEVELASAQEMLIRAKSGVSLASSALAHVMGLPLDVELTLTDRHIEVPGGLPDSLDDAQRLADLKRDELIALRAKAKATERLEKLAYWGLTPDLAAVGRYSYHDGNLLHEEEEMFAGLTMEWNFWEWGRQWHTAKAAGWRHRRANLEAIEAAQLVRLQVKQQFLRLDSARQRLAVMDKAVARATEALRICQLRFEENLDTSIDVMDAQTRLTKAKADRIKAEYDVLTGKSELLLATGADPWTVESSADRAGDQ; from the coding sequence ATGACTCGCAAAACGGTCCTCATGTTGCTGGTTGCCATCTTCGTCGCGGCCCACACGGCGATCGCCGAGCCGACTACGCTCAGCTTGACCGAGGCCATCAATCTGGCGATGCGCAACAATCACAAAATTCAGATTGCTCAAACCCAAGTGTATCAGGCCGACGCCGAGGCCCGCAGTACCGCGGCGCGCTTTTTTCCGATCCTAAAGGCCGACGGCCACGCTCTCTGGTGGAACGATGCTTACGAAATCGACGTGATGGACTTCGTCGAGGTCGACCCGGCCATTCAGGTGTTGGTTGACTACATCATCGGCGATTTGCCGCCCATCGAACTGCGCAGCGACATGACCACGGAATTCAACCTGACGGCCATCCAACCGATCACTCCGCTGTTCAAGGTTTACCAGGGCTACCAGGCGGGCCGGGCGGCGAAAACCGCCCGCCAGGCCATGGCGCGACGTACGCGGCGCGAAATCACGTTAAAGACGATACAAGCCTACTATCAACTGTTGTCGGTTCTCGAAATGCGCGACGTGGCGCAGGCGGCCGTGGACACCATCAGCGCGCATGTGGATCAGGCTCAGGAATTCGCCAAGCAGGAATTCATCGGCCGACATGAACTTCTCACCGCGGAAGTGGAACTGGCTAGCGCCCAAGAAATGCTGATTCGAGCGAAGTCAGGGGTCTCACTGGCCAGTTCGGCTCTTGCGCATGTCATGGGGCTGCCGCTGGACGTCGAACTCACGCTGACCGACCGGCACATCGAGGTTCCCGGCGGTCTGCCCGATTCCCTCGACGACGCGCAACGCCTGGCCGATTTGAAGCGCGACGAGCTAATCGCCCTGCGCGCCAAGGCGAAGGCCACCGAGCGGCTGGAGAAGTTGGCGTACTGGGGACTCACGCCCGACTTGGCCGCGGTAGGGCGTTACAGCTACCACGACGGCAACCTCTTGCACGAAGAGGAAGAGATGTTCGCCGGACTGACCATGGAATGGAATTTCTGGGAATGGGGGCGTCAGTGGCACACGGCCAAAGCGGCCGGTTGGCGCCACCGCCGCGCGAATCTTGAAGCCATCGAGGCCGCGCAGTTGGTTCGCTTGCAAGTCAAGCAGCAGTTCTTGCGGCTCGACAGCGCGCGGCAACGGTTGGCGGTGATGGACAAAGCCGTCGCCCGAGCCACCGAAGCGTTGCGCATTTGCCAGCTTCGCTTTGAGGAAAACCTCGACACCTCCATCGACGTGATGGATGCCCAAACCCGCCTGACCAAGGCGAAAGCCGATCGCATCAAGGCCGAATACGATGTGCTGACCGGCAAATCCGAACTGCTGCTGGCCACCGGCGCGGACCCCTGGACGGTCGAGTCGTCGGCGGATCGAGCGGGCGATCAGTAA
- a CDS encoding ABC transporter permease, with translation MTKALADLKTGYFQQLGRLFGERRYQIMLGLLLVMSWVAIDAYGHLVPLGLPITVIDHDNSKISRLACEFISANREIRIVATSFQNVQQAENALARGELAGVVYIPENFSRRIKTGRRGTINVSVDMANIVIGKNLYKAIKRSLTTLSVGVQMGIVEKMGVQKEHALSVVMPISVHEMTAFNPAGSYGVYIMAPMLFFFLHIYSLITALSLYLPLHQPLSRRNMLGAHAAIWTVCMAVGLLFVYVFLPIEGLPSQSSFFIVFGNLAVFFVLNFLFAAMTNALFNKPMVAFEATVIIGMLSLMFAGITWPTKAFPTLFNWASQAVPFTPFSVAYRMFLNSPMTWHDLAPNLWHYLVLGVSFTLLTVAAKATWALLRGTRSAEAA, from the coding sequence ATGACAAAGGCTCTTGCCGATCTGAAAACCGGTTACTTTCAGCAGCTAGGCCGCCTTTTCGGCGAGCGCCGGTATCAAATCATGTTGGGGCTACTGCTCGTGATGTCGTGGGTGGCCATCGACGCCTATGGGCACTTGGTCCCCTTGGGTTTGCCGATCACCGTAATCGATCACGACAATTCGAAAATCAGCCGTTTGGCCTGCGAGTTCATCTCCGCCAATCGTGAAATACGGATTGTCGCCACCTCCTTCCAAAACGTACAACAAGCTGAAAACGCCTTGGCTCGCGGAGAACTGGCGGGCGTTGTTTACATCCCCGAGAATTTCTCGCGCCGCATCAAAACCGGCCGGCGCGGAACGATCAACGTCAGTGTCGACATGGCCAACATCGTGATCGGCAAAAACCTCTACAAGGCGATCAAGCGGTCGCTGACGACGTTGTCGGTCGGCGTGCAGATGGGGATTGTCGAAAAAATGGGCGTGCAGAAAGAACACGCGCTCTCGGTCGTGATGCCGATTTCGGTGCACGAAATGACCGCCTTCAATCCGGCCGGTAGCTACGGTGTGTACATCATGGCGCCGATGCTCTTTTTCTTCCTGCATATCTACTCGCTCATCACCGCGCTGAGCCTCTACCTGCCGCTGCATCAACCGCTCAGCAGGCGCAACATGCTCGGCGCGCACGCCGCGATATGGACGGTCTGCATGGCCGTGGGCCTGTTGTTCGTGTACGTGTTCTTGCCGATCGAAGGCTTGCCTTCGCAAAGTTCGTTTTTCATTGTGTTTGGTAATCTCGCCGTTTTCTTCGTGCTTAATTTCCTCTTTGCCGCCATGACCAACGCCCTCTTCAACAAACCCATGGTCGCGTTCGAAGCGACGGTCATTATCGGCATGCTCAGTTTGATGTTCGCGGGTATCACCTGGCCGACCAAAGCCTTCCCCACACTTTTCAATTGGGCCAGTCAGGCCGTTCCCTTTACGCCCTTCTCGGTGGCCTATCGCATGTTCCTCAATTCACCGATGACCTGGCACGACTTGGCGCCCAACCTGTGGCATTACCTTGTTCTGGGTGTCTCATTCACGCTCCTCACCGTGGCGGCGAAAGCGACCTGGGCGTTGCTGCGCGGTACGCGGTCGGCGGAGGCCGCATGA
- a CDS encoding class I SAM-dependent methyltransferase codes for MIRRFRNPHKILQSMGVKARDRVLEIGCGPGFFTIPTAQIVGPQGEIAAIDVNPFAINYTQRKVDRHGITNARVLHANAADTDLPAHSFDFAFFIGVPHITGGLGPVADELRRVLKPGGRIAFHYGRRSPESLVAQMREQHFALVETRGRVGVFAPIAAPVSA; via the coding sequence TTGATTCGCCGTTTTCGGAATCCGCACAAAATTCTGCAAAGCATGGGCGTCAAAGCGAGAGACCGGGTTTTGGAAATCGGCTGCGGACCCGGCTTTTTCACGATCCCAACCGCCCAGATCGTCGGCCCGCAAGGCGAGATCGCCGCGATCGACGTCAACCCTTTCGCCATAAACTACACGCAACGCAAAGTAGACAGGCACGGAATCACAAACGCCCGCGTGCTTCACGCGAACGCCGCCGACACCGACCTGCCCGCTCATTCTTTTGATTTCGCGTTTTTCATCGGCGTGCCACATATTACGGGCGGACTGGGGCCGGTCGCCGATGAATTGCGACGCGTGCTGAAGCCGGGCGGTCGCATTGCGTTCCATTACGGTCGCCGGTCGCCTGAGAGTTTGGTCGCCCAGATGCGGGAACAGCATTTCGCTTTGGTGGAAACGCGCGGCAGGGTCGGTGTCTTTGCTCCGATTGCTGCGCCGGTATCGGCATGA
- a CDS encoding SGNH/GDSL hydrolase family protein — MAEGISTPRFRVFRIVGCALLGVLLLLLVAEGAMRLCLGNNAVGRLMKFDRNDLPCVILKKNARVTHTGLFKKISPVVHAVNRYGYRGPARPPRATASVRRIVVVGDSFTFCPGVAEKRDYPSRLEFHLNQRGDTNTEVLNFGVPSHNLAELEAHLMTDAVRFSPDVVLMQITQNDFSPTVCQLTQHWSESTFSLLHHLYLGRVVFAEMLAATQRYESPQEERLAALDRFALSVQRIASEHGALARIISFDEPVTCSDNCLEHLFEKHELPYWPFPEQLRAHLHRDMGHLDETGCDLYARELANWLHSLDEAS, encoded by the coding sequence GTGGCAGAGGGAATTTCGACACCGCGGTTTCGCGTTTTTAGAATCGTGGGCTGCGCGTTGCTCGGCGTTCTTCTGCTGCTTCTTGTCGCCGAAGGCGCGATGCGGCTGTGTCTCGGCAACAACGCGGTTGGAAGGTTAATGAAGTTCGACCGCAACGACCTCCCCTGCGTGATCCTGAAGAAGAACGCGCGCGTGACGCACACCGGTTTGTTCAAGAAGATTTCGCCCGTCGTTCACGCGGTCAATCGATACGGATATCGCGGTCCGGCCAGGCCGCCGCGTGCGACCGCGTCGGTCCGGCGAATCGTTGTGGTCGGCGATTCCTTCACGTTCTGTCCCGGCGTTGCGGAAAAGCGCGACTACCCCAGTCGATTGGAATTCCACCTCAACCAGCGCGGCGACACGAACACCGAGGTGCTGAATTTCGGGGTGCCCAGTCATAACCTGGCGGAACTGGAGGCGCACTTGATGACGGACGCCGTTCGCTTTTCGCCGGATGTGGTCTTGATGCAAATCACCCAGAACGATTTTTCGCCCACGGTTTGCCAACTGACTCAGCATTGGAGCGAATCCACGTTTTCGCTGCTGCATCACCTTTACCTGGGCCGCGTCGTATTCGCCGAGATGTTAGCCGCAACTCAGCGGTATGAGAGTCCCCAAGAAGAGCGACTGGCGGCCCTCGATCGCTTCGCGCTCAGCGTTCAGCGGATTGCGTCGGAGCACGGCGCCCTCGCGCGGATCATTTCGTTCGATGAGCCGGTGACCTGTTCCGACAATTGCCTGGAGCACTTGTTCGAGAAACACGAACTTCCCTACTGGCCGTTTCCGGAGCAGCTCCGCGCCCATTTGCACCGGGACATGGGTCACCTGGACGAAACCGGTTGCGATTTGTACGCTCGTGAACTGGCAAACTGGTTGCACAGCCTTGATGAAGCGAGCTGA
- a CDS encoding methyltransferase domain-containing protein has translation MKGARRRLRIGYYNAFSRVYDSFIQMHSSGDSRTSLRDELAASVGVGQGDKVLDLCTGTGAMLPPLSRRVGKDGQVVGVDFSPGMLQRAHDRVADTVNVELCRADVTNLPFEDNTFDGATISHAFYELNGEDIERFLREVHRVLKPGGHFVMMEHEVPTRAVIRMLYYLRILSMGSAKTLGILRHEQEQFESIFQHVEKRLASSGESKIYICTKRDAD, from the coding sequence ATGAAAGGTGCGCGCAGAAGATTGCGAATCGGATATTACAACGCGTTCTCCCGCGTGTACGACAGTTTCATCCAAATGCACTCCTCCGGCGACAGCCGCACATCTTTGCGCGACGAACTAGCCGCCTCTGTGGGCGTTGGTCAGGGTGATAAAGTATTGGACTTATGCACCGGAACCGGAGCAATGCTACCTCCTTTGTCCCGCCGCGTGGGGAAAGACGGACAAGTGGTCGGCGTCGATTTCTCGCCCGGTATGCTCCAGCGGGCGCACGATCGCGTCGCCGATACCGTTAACGTGGAACTGTGCAGGGCGGACGTAACCAATCTGCCGTTTGAAGACAACACCTTCGACGGTGCCACGATTTCGCATGCTTTTTACGAACTGAACGGCGAAGACATCGAACGGTTTTTGCGCGAGGTACATCGGGTTCTCAAGCCGGGTGGTCATTTCGTCATGATGGAACACGAAGTGCCGACTAGAGCCGTAATCCGGATGCTTTACTATCTGCGGATTCTATCGATGGGATCGGCCAAAACTCTCGGTATTCTGCGGCACGAGCAGGAGCAGTTCGAAAGCATCTTCCAGCATGTGGAGAAGCGCCTGGCCTCATCGGGCGAATCGAAAATCTACATTTGCACCAAGAGGGACGCCGACTAA
- a CDS encoding ABC transporter permease — protein MTNRRPAIVDFWRRVWDSMTAEWRFLPRHPMTLLILVGLPFLYPPIISLLYVEDQATERPVVVVDQDNSELSRRFTTMLDATQGAEIIRRTGELDKELLALRRRQVDTVVYLPAGFSRQARTEGGAELPVWFGAANMYTYSLTVPAVYGVVGELNKQAATRFFMQRGMTGTLAERRADPINQDVRYLFHPTAGYGNFFVPGIFIIVMQQLVLISLAFSIGMQRELDLYDTQAARPIAYLLGKYNAHLAFYVTAMLVILFVMTPLFGWTVTGYTSIILLYVVFMLAMMPLALAVAHYCRDRYMAFQLLMFASTPLFMLSGFAWPYEQMPRYLQILSWLFPATPALQALRIVAMKSAAVSDIAPYLGVLALQFVGYWVLLVVLVRRFPILHNRPPLSGKSAP, from the coding sequence ATGACAAATCGGCGGCCCGCGATCGTGGATTTCTGGCGTCGCGTCTGGGACTCGATGACCGCCGAATGGCGCTTTTTGCCGCGGCACCCGATGACGCTGCTCATCTTGGTCGGCCTGCCGTTTTTATATCCGCCCATCATTTCGCTGCTGTACGTGGAAGACCAAGCCACCGAGCGTCCGGTCGTCGTGGTGGACCAAGACAACAGCGAGCTTTCCCGCCGTTTCACCACCATGCTCGACGCCACCCAAGGGGCCGAGATCATTCGCCGCACCGGCGAACTCGATAAGGAATTGCTGGCCTTGCGACGGCGGCAGGTCGACACGGTCGTCTACCTACCGGCGGGTTTCTCTCGCCAAGCCCGCACGGAAGGCGGGGCGGAACTGCCGGTTTGGTTCGGCGCGGCCAACATGTACACCTATTCGCTGACCGTGCCCGCGGTCTACGGCGTGGTGGGGGAACTCAACAAGCAGGCCGCCACGCGCTTTTTCATGCAACGCGGTATGACCGGCACCCTGGCCGAGCGGCGCGCTGATCCCATCAACCAGGATGTGCGTTATTTATTTCATCCCACCGCCGGCTACGGCAATTTTTTCGTGCCCGGCATTTTTATCATCGTCATGCAGCAACTGGTGTTGATTTCCTTGGCTTTCTCGATCGGGATGCAGCGCGAACTGGACCTCTATGATACACAGGCGGCGCGGCCGATTGCGTATTTGCTGGGCAAGTACAACGCCCACCTGGCGTTCTACGTAACGGCGATGCTGGTCATCCTGTTTGTGATGACGCCGCTGTTCGGGTGGACGGTCACCGGCTACACCTCCATCATCCTTTTGTATGTCGTTTTTATGTTGGCGATGATGCCGCTTGCCCTGGCCGTGGCGCACTATTGCCGCGATCGCTACATGGCCTTTCAGTTGTTGATGTTCGCCTCGACGCCGCTTTTCATGCTTTCCGGTTTTGCCTGGCCGTACGAGCAAATGCCGCGCTACCTGCAGATCCTCTCCTGGCTGTTCCCTGCGACGCCCGCGCTGCAGGCGCTGCGCATTGTGGCTATGAAAAGCGCGGCGGTGAGCGATATCGCGCCGTATCTAGGCGTCTTGGCGTTGCAATTCGTAGGCTATTGGGTGTTGTTGGTCGTCTTGGTCCGCCGCTTTCCGATTCTCCACAACCGCCCACCGTTGTCTGGAAAGTCCGCACCCTAA
- a CDS encoding helix-turn-helix domain-containing protein translates to MPANQEAKELQALFSETAFLFLRLKALAEEIHGEETTASIRGILYQLAREGAGTVPRMARRRSVSRQYIQSIVNGLLERDLVTYKENPHHRKSKLVVLTPAGTRLVDRMNAREAELLQGLPPTIGVESVQSATRVLAEVRQWFESAEWRATLQNEAAKGCQTRSK, encoded by the coding sequence ATGCCGGCAAATCAAGAAGCCAAGGAGTTACAGGCGCTTTTTTCGGAGACCGCATTTCTTTTCCTCCGCTTGAAGGCTCTAGCCGAGGAGATTCACGGCGAGGAAACCACGGCGAGTATTCGCGGGATCCTCTATCAGTTGGCCCGCGAGGGTGCCGGCACGGTTCCCCGCATGGCACGCCGCCGGTCGGTATCCCGGCAGTATATCCAGAGTATCGTGAACGGCCTGCTGGAGCGTGATCTAGTCACATACAAAGAGAATCCGCACCACAGAAAATCCAAGTTGGTTGTCCTGACACCGGCGGGCACGCGATTGGTCGACAGGATGAACGCTCGGGAAGCCGAATTGCTTCAGGGCCTTCCGCCTACGATAGGCGTTGAGTCAGTGCAGTCGGCAACCCGGGTGCTCGCGGAGGTTCGTCAGTGGTTTGAGTCGGCCGAGTGGCGGGCCACGCTGCAGAACGAGGCGGCAAAGGGCTGTCAAACCCGGTCCAAATGA
- a CDS encoding TetR/AcrR family transcriptional regulator translates to MSNGRKRDAERTRLALLTAAENHFTQRGFDAARVDDIAAEAGVNKRMIYVYFGSKQEMYQEVLRTNIELFLEDSRRLLSSLSDPYEQAVYALRHFFVFLAENPKFVRLLAWESLLYERWDHSRLADLLATGLQPMLDSVQHGVESGLFRKGLDAQQFIVSAVGICLTYFQKRLLLSAMWSQDLSDLDTREQVLDHIVALVFEGILARPAWPHA, encoded by the coding sequence ATGAGTAACGGGAGAAAACGAGACGCCGAGCGAACCCGCCTGGCCCTGTTGACGGCGGCGGAAAACCATTTTACCCAGCGTGGTTTCGACGCGGCGCGGGTGGACGATATCGCCGCCGAGGCCGGCGTCAACAAGCGCATGATTTACGTCTATTTCGGCAGCAAGCAGGAGATGTACCAGGAAGTGCTGCGGACCAACATCGAACTGTTTCTCGAAGACAGCCGTCGGCTCCTGTCATCGCTGAGCGATCCCTACGAACAGGCCGTATACGCGTTGCGGCACTTCTTCGTTTTTCTGGCCGAGAACCCGAAATTCGTCCGGCTCCTGGCGTGGGAAAGCCTGCTGTATGAGCGCTGGGATCACAGCCGCCTGGCCGACCTGCTGGCCACGGGATTGCAGCCGATGCTCGACTCGGTCCAGCACGGCGTCGAATCGGGACTATTTCGCAAGGGGCTCGACGCCCAACAGTTTATCGTCAGCGCCGTGGGCATCTGCCTCACGTACTTTCAGAAACGACTGCTGCTCTCGGCGATGTGGTCGCAGGACCTTTCCGATCTCGACACGCGCGAGCAGGTGCTCGATCACATTGTGGCGCTGGTTTTTGAAGGAATCCTGGCGCGGCCCGCATGGCCGCACGCCTAA
- a CDS encoding efflux RND transporter periplasmic adaptor subunit, whose product MRRIVAMLLLLMASVLAAGCHGDQTVLVGLVDANEIDIATKVPGRVQTLLVDTGDHVEKAQEVVTINGDLIDAKMNQVEAVVDAAEAQLKMAKKGAREEQIRAAKKQMDAAAHQVEITRKMYERMKNLLEKKAIPRAKFEEFEFKYNVSQEQFGIAQAQYDAYVNGARDEQIAALAALVRRAKATKDEVEDYAKEMTQVAPITGEVAKIHLREGELAATGYPILTIVDIDHVWVTFSLREDFLHQVKKGDKVDVFVPALDKDIEMELTHLAPMADFATWRATSQKDGFDLKTFEVRLTPTRKIAGLRPGMTARWTIR is encoded by the coding sequence ATGAGACGCATTGTTGCCATGTTGCTGCTGCTGATGGCTTCCGTTTTGGCGGCCGGCTGCCACGGCGACCAAACCGTGCTGGTCGGGTTAGTGGACGCCAACGAAATCGACATCGCCACCAAAGTGCCCGGGCGCGTGCAGACCCTGCTGGTCGACACCGGCGACCACGTCGAGAAGGCACAGGAGGTCGTGACGATCAACGGCGATTTGATCGACGCGAAAATGAATCAAGTCGAAGCCGTCGTCGATGCGGCCGAGGCACAGCTCAAGATGGCCAAGAAAGGCGCGCGGGAGGAGCAAATCCGCGCTGCCAAAAAGCAAATGGACGCGGCGGCTCATCAAGTTGAGATCACGCGCAAGATGTACGAGCGCATGAAAAATCTGCTGGAGAAAAAGGCCATTCCCCGCGCCAAGTTTGAGGAATTCGAATTCAAGTACAACGTCTCGCAAGAGCAATTCGGTATAGCCCAAGCCCAGTACGACGCCTACGTAAACGGCGCGCGCGACGAGCAAATTGCCGCCTTGGCCGCGCTCGTGCGCCGCGCCAAGGCCACGAAGGACGAGGTCGAGGACTACGCCAAGGAGATGACGCAGGTCGCGCCGATCACCGGTGAAGTGGCGAAGATCCACCTGCGCGAGGGCGAGCTGGCCGCCACCGGCTATCCCATCCTCACGATCGTGGATATCGACCACGTTTGGGTAACGTTCAGCCTGCGCGAAGACTTTCTGCACCAGGTCAAAAAAGGCGACAAGGTTGACGTATTCGTACCGGCGCTGGACAAGGACATCGAAATGGAACTCACGCACCTGGCGCCGATGGCCGATTTCGCAACGTGGCGGGCCACCAGCCAGAAAGACGGTTTCGACCTCAAAACCTTCGAAGTGCGCTTGACGCCGACCCGGAAAATCGCCGGCCTGCGCCCGGGCATGACGGCGCGGTGGACGATCCGATAA